The following proteins are encoded in a genomic region of Hippocampus zosterae strain Florida chromosome 2, ASM2543408v3, whole genome shotgun sequence:
- the LOC127596798 gene encoding sodium-coupled neutral amino acid transporter 3-like, whose amino-acid sequence MEMEKLSNGHAGAAVPMDEEVPQEDQLFLEHKSGPTKTPQFTDFEGKTSLGMSIFNLSNAIMGSGILGLSYAMSNTGIVLFLVLLICIACLSSYSVHLLLRSAGVVGIRAYEHLGFRAFGHPGKIIAAVVITLHNIGAMSSYLFIVKSELPLVIQAFLGQTTGSDDWFMNGNYLIIIVTVSIILPLALMKHLGYLGYTSGFSLSCMVFFLSAVIYKRFHIVCPLEVFGNHSVTTEDSGEMCTTTFFTVNQETAYAIPILAFAFVCHPEVLPIYTELRNPTKRRMQNVGNISILGMFIMYFLTATFGYLTFYENTEAELLHTYSKVDPLDTLILCVRLAVLVAVTLTVPVVLFPIRRALQQLLFPGKAFHWVRHIVIALCLLFVVNLLVILVPNIRDIFGITGATTAPSLIFILPGLFYIRIIPTEQEPMKSRPKIQAACFAALGFIFMIMSLTFIGIDWTSGEKRNLGGH is encoded by the exons ATGGAAATGGAGAAACTGTCAAATGGTCATGCTGGAGCCGCTGTGCCGATGGATGAAGA GGTCCCGCAAGAGGATCAGCTGTTTCTGGAGCACAAGAGCGGCCCCACAAAGACGCCCCAGTTTACCGAT TTTGAGGGTAAAACCTCATTGGGGATGTCTATCTTTAACCTGAGTAACGCCATCATGGGCAGCGGAATTCTGGGTCTTTCGTACGCCATGTCCAACACAGGCATTGTCCTTTTCCT GGTCCTGTTGATATGTATCGCATGTCTGTCCTCCTACTCCGTCCATTTGCTGCTACGAAGTGCAGGAGTCGTGG gTATCCGTGCCTATGAGCATCTGGGCTTCAGAGCATTTGGACATCCAGGAAAAATTATAGCAGCTGTCGTCATCACGCTACATAACATTGGAG CCATGTCCAGTTACCTGTTCATTGTGAAGTCTGAGTTACCGCTGGTCATCCAGGCTTTTCTCGGCCAAACAACCGGGTCAGA TGATTGGTTCATGAATGGAAATTACCTGATCATCATAGTCACTGTCTCTATCATCCTTCCTTTGGCCCTCATGAAGCACCTTG GGTATTTGGGTTACACAAGTGGCTTTTCTCTCTCCTGCATGGTGTTCTTCCTCTCTGCG GTCATCTACAAGAGATTTCACATTGTGTGTCCTCTGGAGGTGTTTGGCAATCACTCAGTCACCACAGAAGATTCAGGGGAGATGTGCACCACCACATTCTTCACCGTCAACCAAGAG ACGGCATATGCTATTCCAATTCTGGCTTTTGCCTTTGTGTGTCACCCTGAAGTTCTTCCCATCTACACAGAACTGAGAAA TCCAACCAAGAGAAGAATGCAGAATGTTGGCAATATTTCCATCCTTGGGATGTTTATTATGTATTTCCTCACTGCCACTTTTGGCTATCTAACCTTTTACG AAAACACGGAAGCAGAGCTGCTCCATACCTATAGCAAGGTGGATCCTCTGGACACGCTGATCCTCTGCGTGCGATTGGCTGTTCTGGTCGCTGTCACTCTGACTGTCCCTGTGGTGCTCTTTCCT ATCCGTCGTGCCCTGCAGCAGCTTCTGTTCCCCGGGAAGGCTTTCCACTGGGTGCGCCACATCGTCATCGCCCTGTGCCTGCTGTTTGTTGTCAACCTGCTGGTCATCCTCGTGCCCAACATTCGAGACATCTTCGGCATTACTG GGGCAACTACTGCTCCGAGTCTGATCTTCATCCTTCCTGGACTGTTTTACATCCGCATCATCCCCACTGAGCAAGAACCCATGAAGTCCAGACCAAAGATCCAA gccGCATGTTTCGCAGCGCTTGGTTTCATATTTATGATCATGAGTCTTACATTCATTGGAATCGATTGGACAAGCGGGGAAAAACGAAATCTGGGCGGGCATTAG